A DNA window from Maribellus comscasis contains the following coding sequences:
- a CDS encoding T9SS type A sorting domain-containing protein → MEIVPSVLLDSVKINERLTEDTDSGIPNRFGVVQKVQINISEEGIKSNNNGVNIWRYELRCPDAVSLGVFFKTYKLPDGAAVYIYSPDRKRLRGGFTNQNNNSGTQLMLADFPGNELVIEYNEPDDAVFQGELVVGYVSRAYKELSSAANEWIQINCAEGEDWQTEKHAVCLMSFVEFPYTYYCSGALVNNARQDETPYFLTANHCISSNSVASTLVTYFNYENSGCESNDASLEQSLSGAELHATNSYSDFTLLELSEHPPEEYQTYFAGWNASDDEPSEGTSIHHPEGSYKCIALEYDAPESYRYLIQWEDNSRSMPNTHWEVFYDAGTDESGSSGCPLFDENKRIIGQLHGGDETSSLFGKFSVSWDYSSESEEQLKTWLDPDDTGLLRLDGVDYRSAPSADFSADVSVACLNTTVYFTDETTFSPSIWSWEFSPSTVAFVNGTDKNSQNPEVVFAEEGVYSVTLIAGNTNGYDTLVSENLIEAVANLNVSFIDFSDEVRLCGSEIQNYVFHATGANEFLFEAEEEYFDIEAGADSLVLSLKDAAKEYGSFDTYIKVTGSHGACTTSDSVLLHVIQQANDNIGNAIALHLGRNAYFSNECATAEDNEPYPPASGCLVENSWCPASGSGVVDNSIWFTFQGPASGRITIRTEGFDTQIALYEADSYSDVLNDNYTILAAADNTSSGNEAVIEDLKVTPFQTYWLQVDGYNGDYGELTINLISNSIEIYPNPSTGVFNITLANEKEGNVQLDVFSVNGKRIYSGTREVTYDSNTVSLDLTGKPAGIYFFRMTENSTVITRKIVLVH, encoded by the coding sequence TTGGAAATAGTACCATCTGTTTTGCTCGATTCGGTTAAAATAAATGAAAGATTGACAGAGGATACCGATTCAGGAATTCCAAACCGGTTTGGAGTTGTTCAAAAAGTTCAAATTAATATTTCTGAAGAAGGTATAAAAAGCAACAATAACGGTGTTAATATATGGAGGTATGAGCTTCGATGTCCGGATGCTGTTTCATTGGGTGTTTTTTTTAAAACTTACAAACTGCCCGATGGCGCTGCCGTGTACATTTACAGCCCTGATCGGAAACGTTTAAGAGGAGGCTTTACAAACCAAAATAATAATTCGGGGACCCAACTCATGCTTGCTGATTTTCCCGGAAATGAGCTGGTAATTGAATACAATGAACCTGATGATGCAGTGTTTCAGGGGGAGTTGGTCGTGGGGTATGTGTCAAGAGCTTATAAGGAATTAAGTTCGGCTGCAAATGAATGGATTCAGATAAATTGTGCTGAAGGTGAAGACTGGCAAACCGAAAAACATGCGGTTTGTTTAATGTCGTTTGTTGAATTTCCTTATACTTATTATTGTTCGGGGGCTTTGGTAAATAATGCAAGGCAGGATGAAACGCCCTACTTTTTAACGGCAAATCATTGTATCAGCTCCAATTCGGTTGCCAGTACCTTGGTCACATATTTTAACTATGAGAACTCCGGTTGCGAGAGTAATGATGCTTCACTGGAGCAATCTCTCTCCGGGGCTGAATTACATGCAACGAACTCCTATTCCGATTTTACCCTTTTGGAGCTTTCTGAGCATCCGCCGGAAGAATATCAAACTTATTTTGCCGGATGGAACGCAAGCGATGATGAACCTTCGGAAGGAACCAGTATTCACCACCCGGAAGGAAGTTACAAATGTATTGCATTGGAGTATGATGCTCCGGAGAGTTACCGTTATTTGATTCAGTGGGAAGATAATAGTCGCTCTATGCCAAATACACACTGGGAAGTGTTTTATGACGCAGGAACCGATGAAAGTGGTTCGTCTGGTTGCCCTTTATTTGATGAAAACAAGAGAATTATAGGGCAGTTACATGGAGGAGATGAAACCAGTTCACTTTTTGGGAAATTTTCTGTTTCCTGGGATTACAGTTCCGAATCCGAAGAACAACTTAAAACCTGGCTGGATCCTGACGATACCGGGCTTCTTCGTTTAGACGGTGTTGATTATCGCAGCGCTCCTTCTGCCGATTTTAGTGCCGATGTGTCTGTTGCGTGTTTGAATACAACCGTTTATTTTACTGACGAAACCACTTTTTCGCCTTCCATTTGGTCGTGGGAATTTAGCCCTTCAACAGTCGCATTTGTAAACGGAACAGATAAAAATTCGCAAAACCCGGAAGTTGTGTTCGCTGAAGAGGGGGTATATTCGGTTACTTTAATTGCGGGAAATACGAATGGTTACGACACACTTGTTTCAGAAAACTTAATTGAGGCAGTTGCAAATCTAAATGTATCTTTTATCGATTTCTCCGATGAAGTAAGATTGTGCGGAAGCGAAATTCAGAATTATGTGTTTCATGCTACTGGCGCTAATGAATTTTTGTTTGAAGCGGAAGAGGAGTATTTTGACATTGAAGCCGGAGCCGATTCGCTCGTTTTGTCACTAAAGGATGCTGCCAAAGAATATGGTTCATTTGATACGTATATAAAAGTTACAGGAAGCCACGGCGCTTGCACAACGTCTGATAGTGTGTTGCTCCATGTTATCCAGCAGGCAAACGACAATATTGGAAATGCAATCGCTTTGCATTTGGGAAGGAACGCATATTTTTCAAATGAATGTGCTACAGCGGAGGACAATGAGCCTTATCCGCCTGCCTCCGGCTGCCTGGTTGAAAACAGTTGGTGTCCGGCTTCGGGAAGCGGAGTTGTCGATAATTCGATATGGTTTACTTTTCAGGGACCGGCTAGCGGGAGAATCACCATTAGAACAGAAGGATTTGACACGCAGATAGCGTTGTATGAAGCCGACTCATACAGCGATGTGTTAAATGATAATTATACCATTCTGGCTGCAGCCGACAATACATCATCGGGCAACGAAGCCGTTATTGAAGACCTGAAAGTTACACCATTTCAAACCTACTGGCTTCAGGTTGACGGATACAATGGTGATTATGGTGAACTAACAATTAATCTGATAAGTAATTCCATTGAAATTTACCCAAATCCTTCAACCGGAGTTTTTAATATAACACTCGCAAATGAAAAAGAGGGAAACGTTCAGTTGGACGTATTTTCTGTTAACGGTAAAAGAATATACTCAGGTACACGCGAAGTAACTTACGACTCAAATACAGTAAGCCTTGATTTAACCGGAAAACCTGCAGGCATTTACTTTTTCAGGATGACTGAAAATAGCACCGTTATAACCCGGAAAATTGTTTTAGTACACTGA
- a CDS encoding EFR1 family ferrodoxin (N-terminal region resembles flavodoxins. C-terminal ferrodoxin region binds two 4Fe-4S clusters.) codes for MIDNLKIYYFTGTGNARAVANWIAEYFSENKIETEITKISPSLRVGADEVGKNSLIGFCYPTHGFNAPPVVIDFLLRFPKQKNKVFLINTRAGMKLSKLFTPGMSGLAQLLPALILKLKGFRIIGMQPMDLPSNWISIHPGLREKVVESIFMRCKRITQNVAVKLITEKQFFKGLLSLPLDLMVSPISIGYYLFGRFALAKTYIAGNKCDGCRICEKQCPVQAIQIKNNRPFWTKKCESCMHCMNICPRKAIQTPHLFVAVVWWLIFSIIPLFLTSKLAPKDSFLHAHFNLVFWTTIFITGLPFVFLSYKVLHFLLRYRLFNWLITYTSFTRLPFWRRYFAPKKYLKGKS; via the coding sequence ATGATTGACAACCTGAAAATCTATTATTTTACCGGCACGGGTAATGCCAGGGCTGTTGCCAACTGGATTGCTGAATACTTCTCTGAAAACAAAATCGAAACAGAAATCACAAAAATATCTCCTTCTCTCCGCGTCGGTGCTGATGAAGTTGGGAAAAATTCTTTAATTGGCTTTTGCTATCCCACACACGGTTTTAATGCCCCTCCTGTTGTTATTGACTTTTTGCTCCGCTTCCCAAAACAGAAAAACAAAGTTTTTCTTATAAATACGCGGGCGGGAATGAAACTTTCAAAATTATTTACGCCAGGCATGAGCGGGCTTGCTCAACTTTTACCGGCTTTGATTTTAAAATTGAAAGGCTTTCGAATTATTGGGATGCAACCCATGGACTTGCCATCAAACTGGATTTCAATTCACCCGGGCTTACGGGAAAAAGTTGTAGAGTCTATTTTTATGCGTTGTAAAAGAATCACTCAAAACGTTGCCGTAAAATTGATTACAGAGAAACAATTTTTTAAAGGATTACTCTCGCTTCCTCTTGATCTGATGGTCAGTCCAATCTCAATAGGATATTATCTCTTTGGAAGATTTGCACTGGCTAAAACATATATTGCAGGAAACAAATGCGATGGCTGCCGGATTTGTGAAAAACAATGCCCGGTTCAAGCCATTCAGATAAAAAACAATCGTCCGTTTTGGACCAAAAAGTGTGAAAGTTGTATGCACTGTATGAATATTTGCCCCCGAAAAGCCATTCAAACACCACATCTTTTTGTAGCAGTTGTATGGTGGTTAATTTTTTCCATAATTCCGCTTTTTCTCACTTCAAAGTTAGCCCCCAAAGACAGTTTTCTGCATGCCCATTTTAATCTCGTTTTTTGGACAACGATTTTTATTACCGGGCTTCCTTTTGTGTTTTTAAGTTACAAAGTCCTGCATTTCCTGCTTCGCTATCGTCTTTTTAACTGGCTGATTACATATACATCATTTACCCGGCTACCTTTTTGGCGGCGATATTTTGCTCCCAAAAAATATTTAAAAGGGAAAAGTTAA
- the sucD gene encoding succinate--CoA ligase subunit alpha, whose product MSILINKDTKVLVQGITGRDGAFHTSKMLDYGTNIVGGISPGKGGSDVGGVPVFNTVEEAVKATGANASVIFVPAPFAGDAILEASYAGVELVVCITEHVPVQDMIKVTPVLKRNGTKLVGANCPGLITPEECLIGILPAMIFKKGNIGLISRSGTLTYEVVNMLTENGLGQSTCVGIGGDSVSGLYFIDLLERYENDPETDAVVLIGEIGGDAEEQAAAFIKEKMTKPVVAFIAGQSAPPGKRMGHAGAIISSGAGTAEEKVKAFNEAGVPVAKEPNQIPGLVKEKLGL is encoded by the coding sequence ATGAGCATTTTAATAAATAAAGATACCAAAGTTTTAGTACAGGGAATTACCGGTCGCGACGGTGCATTCCACACGTCAAAAATGTTGGATTACGGTACCAATATTGTTGGCGGAATTTCTCCCGGAAAAGGAGGAAGTGATGTTGGCGGAGTTCCGGTTTTTAATACTGTTGAAGAAGCGGTTAAAGCAACCGGAGCCAATGCATCTGTTATTTTTGTTCCTGCTCCGTTTGCGGGAGATGCTATTTTGGAAGCAAGTTATGCAGGCGTGGAACTGGTGGTTTGTATTACCGAACATGTTCCGGTTCAGGACATGATTAAAGTTACTCCTGTTCTTAAACGTAACGGAACAAAACTGGTAGGAGCCAATTGCCCCGGCCTGATTACTCCGGAAGAGTGTTTGATTGGAATTCTTCCGGCTATGATTTTTAAAAAAGGAAATATTGGTTTGATTTCGCGTTCGGGGACGTTGACCTACGAAGTTGTAAATATGCTTACCGAAAATGGGTTGGGGCAGTCAACATGTGTAGGAATTGGTGGTGATTCTGTTTCAGGATTGTATTTTATCGATTTGCTCGAAAGATATGAAAATGACCCGGAAACAGATGCAGTCGTTTTAATTGGTGAAATTGGTGGTGATGCGGAAGAACAGGCGGCCGCATTTATCAAAGAAAAGATGACCAAACCTGTGGTGGCATTTATCGCAGGCCAGTCGGCTCCTCCCGGAAAACGTATGGGACATGCAGGGGCTATTATTTCAAGTGGTGCAGGTACAGCAGAGGAAAAAGTAAAAGCATTTAATGAGGCTGGGGTTCCTGTAGCAAAAGAGCCAAACCAAATACCAGGTTTAGTAAAGGAAAAGCTGGGATTGTAA
- a CDS encoding KpsF/GutQ family sugar-phosphate isomerase: MKEAIRKVIEQEAEAIKSIPVTDNFVKAVDLIFERVHKKKGKLVASGMGKAGQIALNIATTLSSTGTPSVFLHPSDSQHGDLGVVQENDVLFLISNSGKTREIIELVELAEILHPGLPLIVISGNPESILAKSADAFIYTGNPSEVCPLGLSPTTSTTVMTVIGDALVVSLMNKIGFTSEEYAKRHHGGYLGDKSRLQARILKEEQDKTKK, encoded by the coding sequence ATGAAAGAAGCCATCAGAAAAGTAATTGAGCAGGAAGCAGAAGCCATTAAGAGTATTCCTGTAACAGACAATTTTGTAAAAGCCGTTGACTTGATTTTTGAAAGGGTACATAAAAAAAAGGGAAAACTGGTTGCCAGCGGCATGGGGAAAGCTGGTCAAATAGCACTTAATATAGCCACAACATTAAGTTCTACAGGCACTCCATCGGTATTTTTACATCCAAGTGATTCGCAACATGGAGATTTGGGTGTTGTACAGGAAAACGATGTATTATTCCTGATTTCAAACTCAGGGAAAACCCGTGAGATTATAGAATTGGTTGAGCTGGCAGAAATCCTTCATCCCGGTTTGCCGTTGATAGTTATCTCCGGAAACCCGGAAAGCATTCTGGCAAAATCTGCAGATGCATTTATTTACACCGGAAATCCTTCTGAAGTATGCCCTCTTGGGCTTTCTCCAACAACATCGACAACCGTAATGACGGTAATTGGTGATGCATTGGTAGTTTCACTTATGAACAAAATTGGTTTTACCAGCGAAGAATACGCCAAACGTCATCACGGTGGCTATCTGGGCGATAAGTCTCGTTTGCAGGCGAGGATATTAAAAGAAGAACAAGACAAGACAAAAAAGTAA
- a CDS encoding isochorismatase family protein — translation MRITKENTVGLVIDIQERLFPVMWEKENLLKNCAILLNGLKELSVPTIVTQQYTKGLGETLPGIKTTIADFDYVEKHDFSCCDEPKVVEKLKISGAENVIICGIESHVCVLQTAVDLKEAGLNPLVVMDCVSSRSKESIDTAKERFRYEGIMMTSYESILFELTRTAGAPEFRAISKLVK, via the coding sequence ATGAGGATTACAAAAGAAAATACAGTAGGATTGGTTATTGATATTCAGGAACGTCTGTTTCCTGTAATGTGGGAAAAAGAAAATTTGCTAAAAAATTGTGCGATTTTACTAAACGGGTTAAAAGAGCTTTCCGTGCCAACCATCGTAACCCAACAATATACCAAAGGTTTAGGTGAAACACTTCCGGGAATTAAAACAACAATTGCTGATTTTGATTACGTTGAAAAACATGATTTTAGCTGTTGCGACGAGCCTAAAGTAGTCGAAAAGTTAAAGATATCGGGTGCTGAAAATGTAATTATCTGCGGGATTGAATCACATGTTTGTGTGTTACAAACTGCGGTTGATTTAAAAGAAGCAGGTCTAAACCCGTTGGTTGTTATGGATTGTGTTTCGTCGCGCTCAAAAGAAAGCATAGACACAGCAAAAGAACGTTTTCGTTATGAAGGAATTATGATGACTTCGTATGAATCGATTCTGTTCGAACTTACCCGGACTGCGGGAGCACCCGAATTCAGGGCTATTTCGAAGCTGGTAAAATAG
- a CDS encoding MBL fold metallo-hydrolase, with amino-acid sequence MLEICAIASGSNGNCYYIGNKKDAILVDAGISCKQILLRMKEKELDSAKLKAVFISHEHSDHLRGARVLAKRLHVPVYITAKTYNAAYKNLRPDYPRFFEPASEINIGEFAVYPFLKNHDAVEPCSFRIEYAGKNIGVFTDIGEACENVQFHLEKCDALFLETNYDEKMLWEGRYPYILKRRIASAYGHLSNNQAFQLLDNHAGDHLECVFLSHLSKENNSPEIAFKEIQALETRFKVKLTSRYEAGEVIQIKI; translated from the coding sequence ATGCTGGAGATTTGTGCAATAGCATCAGGGAGCAACGGAAACTGCTACTATATTGGAAATAAAAAAGATGCCATTTTAGTTGATGCCGGAATTTCGTGTAAACAAATTCTGCTTCGTATGAAGGAAAAAGAATTGGATTCGGCCAAATTAAAGGCAGTTTTTATATCGCACGAACACAGCGACCATTTGCGAGGAGCAAGGGTTTTAGCTAAACGATTGCATGTTCCTGTTTACATTACTGCAAAAACATACAATGCAGCCTACAAAAATCTCAGGCCCGATTATCCGCGTTTTTTTGAACCTGCCAGCGAAATTAATATTGGAGAATTTGCAGTTTATCCGTTTCTAAAAAACCATGATGCAGTTGAACCTTGCTCATTTAGAATTGAATACGCTGGAAAAAATATTGGTGTTTTTACCGATATCGGAGAAGCTTGCGAAAACGTTCAGTTTCATCTGGAAAAATGTGACGCGCTTTTTCTCGAAACCAACTACGATGAAAAAATGCTCTGGGAAGGGCGTTATCCTTACATATTAAAAAGAAGAATAGCCTCTGCATACGGACATCTTTCCAATAATCAGGCTTTTCAACTTCTCGACAATCATGCGGGGGATCATCTGGAATGTGTTTTTCTCAGTCATTTATCAAAAGAGAACAATTCACCTGAAATTGCTTTTAAAGAAATCCAAGCTCTGGAAACCCGGTTCAAGGTAAAATTAACTTCGCGCTACGAAGCGGGTGAAGTGATACAAATAAAAATTTAA
- the sucC gene encoding ADP-forming succinate--CoA ligase subunit beta: MKIHEYQARNLFRKYGIPVPDGVVCHSVEEVLEKVPNDDKLRVVKAQVHVGGRGKAGGVKLAKSKEEAVEKAKQILGMDIKGLTVEKVLVADAVDIEKEFYVGLINDRNAKAVTLMASAEGGVEIEEVARVSPEKIIKMAIDPTMGLMDWQARKIALQLFSDPKEVRQAAAILVKLYKLYVESDSSLAEINPLVLTPDGQVLAIDGKMNFDDNALYRQKEILKMREVTEDEQKEIDANEKGLSYVKLDGNIGCMVNGAGLAMATMDMIKLYGGEPANFLDIGGSSNPQKVVDAMNILLSDKNVTAVMINIFGGITRCDDVARGLVTALTEIKTEIPVVIRLSGTNAKEGLEIIKDYGLPTVSTMSEAAQKAIELSQK, translated from the coding sequence ATGAAAATTCACGAATATCAAGCCCGAAATCTATTCAGGAAGTACGGGATTCCTGTCCCGGATGGTGTTGTTTGCCATTCGGTAGAAGAAGTTTTAGAAAAAGTTCCTAACGACGACAAACTTCGTGTGGTTAAAGCACAGGTTCATGTTGGTGGCCGCGGGAAAGCTGGTGGTGTAAAACTGGCAAAATCCAAAGAGGAAGCAGTTGAAAAAGCAAAGCAAATCCTCGGTATGGACATCAAAGGACTGACAGTTGAAAAAGTGCTGGTTGCCGACGCAGTTGACATTGAAAAAGAGTTTTACGTTGGGTTAATTAATGATCGGAATGCAAAAGCGGTGACTTTAATGGCCAGTGCCGAAGGTGGTGTTGAAATTGAAGAAGTTGCCCGTGTTTCTCCGGAAAAAATTATTAAAATGGCAATCGATCCCACCATGGGATTAATGGATTGGCAGGCACGGAAAATAGCTTTACAACTATTTAGCGACCCGAAAGAGGTGCGTCAGGCAGCAGCTATTTTGGTAAAATTGTACAAATTGTATGTTGAAAGCGATTCTTCGCTGGCAGAAATCAACCCGCTGGTTCTGACACCCGACGGACAGGTTTTAGCCATCGACGGCAAAATGAATTTTGACGATAACGCTTTGTATCGTCAAAAGGAAATTCTGAAAATGCGCGAAGTTACTGAAGACGAGCAAAAAGAAATTGATGCCAACGAAAAAGGACTTTCGTATGTAAAGCTCGACGGTAATATTGGCTGTATGGTGAACGGCGCTGGCCTGGCAATGGCTACGATGGATATGATTAAGTTGTATGGTGGTGAACCGGCCAACTTTCTTGATATCGGTGGTTCTTCCAATCCGCAAAAGGTGGTTGATGCTATGAATATCCTGCTAAGCGATAAAAACGTTACAGCAGTAATGATTAACATTTTTGGTGGTATTACCCGCTGCGATGATGTTGCACGAGGTTTGGTAACGGCTCTTACTGAGATTAAAACTGAAATTCCGGTTGTAATCCGCTTGTCGGGAACCAACGCCAAAGAAGGCCTGGAAATTATTAAGGATTATGGGTTGCCAACAGTTTCAACCATGAGTGAAGCTGCTCAGAAAGCGATCGAGTTAAGTCAAAAGTAA
- a CDS encoding alpha-L-rhamnosidase C-terminal domain-containing protein, whose product MKNFILIAFIFVCFSTFGQDSYEPTGLLTELLRAPEIAVITDSEPEFGWIFPQQGVSQTACQILVASSPGLLQEDKADLWDSGKMQSANSQNISYRGKKLQPNTSYWWKVKVWGENSYESKYSQAQKFITGDLNQNKEWPGQSKWVQFEEEKWVAEDRQMASFFSLLPVTFEKSSANSWFADFGKAAFATLDIRVTAKKEGERLIIFLGERKNFDFTVNKNPGVSNIGFYKYETVLKKGTHNYQVEIPRHDARYPHSQKLAPFYPEVLPFRYVEINGTENMEVNSVVQKALFYYFDDEASHFESPDNNLNKVWDLCKYTLKATPFLGVYCDGNRERMPYEADAYIQQLGHYSVDREYSAAQYTAAFLIAHASWPTEWQMHSVMMAREHYMYTGDTEFLATVYDDLKKKTLIDLAREDGLISTRTGKVTPEFLKSIHYTGEGFRDIVDWPAGTPVGKKQASNAGPTPEGERDGYVFTDYNTVVNAFHFYALNCMSEIAGALEKKEDADFFKTQAKKVQASIMKNMFNKENGIFTDGIGTDHSSLHANMLPLAFNLVPQENIKSVAEFLKTKGMACSVYGAQYLLEALYNAGEAEYALDLITSESKRSWINMLNVGSTMTTEAWDEYYKPNLTWNHAWGAAPGNIIPRRLLGIQPLDPGFKTFTVNPQPTGLEELEIRVPTIRGGIECSLNSNAGLWEMDLSVPGNSEAFVLIPSELNNILVNGENHTPASQIHYLGMSRNLLQLKGGNYRISAKK is encoded by the coding sequence ATGAAAAATTTTATACTTATCGCTTTCATCTTTGTTTGTTTTTCCACTTTTGGTCAAGATTCTTACGAGCCAACTGGTTTATTAACAGAACTACTGAGGGCTCCCGAAATAGCCGTTATCACAGATTCAGAGCCTGAATTTGGGTGGATTTTCCCGCAACAAGGGGTATCCCAAACCGCCTGTCAAATTCTTGTAGCCAGTTCACCCGGTTTACTTCAGGAAGACAAAGCAGATTTGTGGGACAGTGGCAAAATGCAGTCGGCAAACTCACAGAATATTTCTTATCGGGGGAAAAAACTACAGCCAAACACAAGTTACTGGTGGAAAGTAAAAGTGTGGGGAGAAAATAGTTATGAAAGTAAATACAGCCAGGCGCAAAAATTTATCACAGGTGATTTAAACCAAAATAAAGAATGGCCGGGGCAAAGCAAGTGGGTTCAGTTTGAGGAAGAAAAATGGGTTGCCGAAGACCGCCAAATGGCAAGTTTCTTTTCGTTGCTTCCGGTTACTTTTGAAAAATCTTCGGCCAACAGTTGGTTTGCTGACTTTGGAAAAGCTGCTTTTGCTACACTTGATATTCGGGTAACGGCAAAGAAGGAAGGGGAGAGACTCATTATATTTCTGGGCGAGCGGAAAAACTTTGATTTTACAGTAAATAAAAATCCCGGGGTTTCCAACATCGGATTTTATAAATATGAAACCGTTTTAAAAAAAGGAACGCACAATTATCAGGTCGAAATTCCGCGTCACGATGCACGTTATCCACACAGTCAGAAGCTCGCACCCTTTTACCCGGAAGTTCTTCCTTTTCGTTATGTTGAAATAAACGGCACTGAAAATATGGAAGTAAACAGTGTAGTTCAAAAGGCGCTCTTTTATTATTTCGACGACGAAGCATCACATTTTGAAAGTCCGGACAATAACTTAAACAAAGTGTGGGATTTATGCAAATACACATTAAAAGCCACTCCGTTTCTGGGAGTATATTGCGACGGTAACCGCGAACGTATGCCGTATGAGGCCGATGCCTACATCCAGCAACTGGGGCATTATTCCGTTGACCGTGAATACTCAGCAGCACAATATACGGCAGCTTTTTTAATCGCGCATGCAAGCTGGCCAACTGAGTGGCAAATGCATTCGGTAATGATGGCCCGTGAGCACTATATGTACACCGGCGACACGGAATTTCTGGCAACAGTTTACGACGATTTGAAAAAGAAAACGCTTATTGATCTTGCGCGGGAAGATGGATTAATCAGCACAAGAACGGGGAAAGTAACACCTGAATTCCTTAAAAGCATTCATTATACAGGAGAGGGTTTTAGAGATATTGTTGATTGGCCGGCAGGAACGCCTGTGGGGAAAAAGCAGGCCAGCAATGCAGGCCCAACTCCCGAAGGCGAACGCGATGGATATGTTTTTACAGATTACAATACAGTGGTAAACGCCTTTCATTTTTATGCGCTTAATTGCATGAGTGAGATTGCCGGCGCCCTGGAGAAAAAAGAAGATGCAGATTTCTTTAAAACTCAGGCCAAAAAAGTTCAGGCAAGTATTATGAAAAACATGTTTAATAAAGAAAACGGAATCTTTACAGACGGCATTGGTACCGATCATTCAAGTTTACATGCCAATATGCTTCCTCTCGCTTTTAATCTGGTTCCGCAGGAGAACATAAAATCAGTTGCCGAATTTCTAAAAACCAAGGGGATGGCCTGTAGTGTTTACGGTGCGCAATACTTGCTGGAAGCGCTATACAATGCAGGCGAAGCAGAATACGCTCTGGATTTGATAACATCGGAAAGTAAACGCAGCTGGATAAACATGTTAAATGTTGGTTCAACCATGACCACTGAAGCTTGGGATGAATATTACAAGCCCAATCTAACCTGGAACCACGCATGGGGCGCAGCGCCGGGAAATATTATTCCCCGACGTTTGCTGGGTATCCAGCCTCTGGATCCGGGATTTAAAACATTTACGGTAAATCCTCAGCCAACCGGACTGGAAGAACTTGAAATCAGGGTACCTACCATTCGGGGGGGCATTGAGTGTTCTTTAAATTCAAACGCTGGCTTATGGGAAATGGATCTGTCGGTTCCGGGGAACAGTGAAGCCTTTGTTCTTATTCCTTCAGAGTTAAATAATATATTGGTAAACGGCGAAAATCATACTCCTGCTTCTCAAATCCACTATCTCGGTATGTCTAGAAATTTGTTGCAGCTTAAAGGTGGAAATTACCGGATTTCAGCAAAAAAATAA